The proteins below are encoded in one region of Paracoccus methylovorus:
- the lipA gene encoding lipoyl synthase — protein sequence MADMPPVLRHPEKAHRPDQPQPKKPEWIRVKAPTSQGYKDTRDILRNNRLSTVCEEAGCPNVGECWSQGHATMMIMGEICTRGCSFCNVMTGKPNALDVFEPGRVAHAVQKLGLKHVVITSVDRDDLDDGGAEHFAQTIRAIRHRAPASTIEVLTPDFLKSKPGTLETVVEARPDVFNHNLETVPGLYPTVRPGARYFHSLRLLQRVKELDPTMFTKSGIMVGLGEDRQGVLQVMDDMRAADVDFMTIGQYLQPTPKHHRVDRFVTPEEFKSYEKAAFGKGFLMVSATPLTRSSYHAGDDFARLREARLEKLGRA from the coding sequence ATGGCGGATATGCCCCCGGTTCTGCGCCACCCAGAAAAAGCCCATCGTCCCGACCAGCCCCAACCGAAGAAACCCGAGTGGATTCGTGTCAAGGCGCCGACGAGCCAGGGCTACAAGGACACCCGCGACATCCTGCGCAACAACCGCCTGTCCACTGTCTGCGAAGAAGCCGGCTGTCCCAACGTCGGCGAATGCTGGAGCCAGGGTCACGCCACCATGATGATCATGGGCGAGATCTGCACGCGCGGCTGTTCCTTTTGCAACGTGATGACCGGCAAGCCGAATGCGCTGGACGTGTTCGAGCCGGGCCGCGTCGCCCATGCCGTGCAAAAGCTGGGGCTGAAGCATGTCGTCATCACCTCGGTGGACCGCGACGATCTGGACGATGGCGGGGCCGAGCATTTCGCCCAGACCATCCGCGCCATCCGCCACCGCGCGCCCGCATCCACCATCGAAGTGCTGACGCCGGACTTTCTCAAGTCCAAGCCCGGCACGCTTGAAACCGTGGTCGAGGCGCGGCCCGATGTGTTCAACCACAACCTTGAAACCGTCCCCGGCCTTTATCCCACCGTCCGCCCCGGCGCGCGTTATTTCCACAGCCTGCGCCTGCTGCAGCGGGTAAAGGAACTTGACCCCACCATGTTCACCAAATCCGGCATCATGGTTGGCCTGGGCGAGGATCGGCAGGGCGTCTTGCAGGTGATGGACGACATGCGGGCCGCCGATGTTGATTTCATGACCATCGGTCAATATTTGCAGCCCACGCCCAAGCACCACCGCGTGGATCGCTTTGTGACGCCCGAAGAGTTCAAGAGCTATGAGAAGGCAGCTTTCGGCAAGGGTTTCCTGATGGTTTCGGCCACGCCCCTGACGCGTTCGTCCTATCACGCGGGTGACGATTTCGCCCGTCTGCGCGAGGCACGTCTGGAGAAGCTGGGCCGGGCTTAA
- a CDS encoding peroxiredoxin, with the protein MKQGDLLPLVTFQTRVRDESVEGPNPYRWQPMTTQDYFKGKRVVLFSLPGAFTPTCSTYQLPGFEKAADEMAELGVDAIYCLSVNDSFVMNQWAKAQNLSHVQVIPDGSGEFTEKVGMLVRKDNLGFGARSWRYAAIVNDGRIEAWFEEPGRTDDCPEDPYGASSPETVLDWLRANPVKAAA; encoded by the coding sequence ATGAAACAAGGCGATCTGCTTCCGCTGGTGACTTTCCAGACTCGTGTGCGCGACGAATCGGTAGAGGGACCCAATCCCTATCGCTGGCAGCCGATGACCACCCAGGACTATTTCAAGGGCAAGCGCGTGGTGTTGTTCTCGCTGCCCGGTGCATTCACCCCGACCTGCTCGACCTATCAACTGCCCGGCTTTGAAAAGGCGGCGGATGAAATGGCTGAACTGGGGGTCGATGCGATATATTGCCTGTCGGTCAACGACAGCTTCGTGATGAACCAATGGGCCAAGGCGCAGAATCTTAGCCATGTTCAGGTGATTCCAGACGGTTCGGGCGAGTTCACCGAAAAGGTCGGCATGTTGGTGCGCAAGGACAACCTGGGTTTTGGCGCCCGCAGCTGGCGTTATGCCGCCATCGTCAATGACGGCCGCATCGAGGCTTGGTTCGAAGAGCCCGGACGGACGGACGACTGCCCCGAGGACCCCTATGGCGCCAGCTCTCCGGAAACGGTGCTGGATTGGCTGCGGGCCAATCCGGTCAAGGCCGCGGCCTGA
- a CDS encoding DUF6456 domain-containing protein: MTMTILTGDFGPDALIAALPAGVGSTDGNPPEPPHVGQAQDSDLKLYLRHVEGGETIRSLAREVGCHASTILRRIRRFEARRDDPLVDRGIERAGDRGRGTGAVSPGQTGMKQIARILRRLAEPGAQLVVAEGMDKAIVVRDDIRTAILDRELAEHMAIRAWVRLMGQGRVSRYAISAQGREVLRTILAARRGGPLPRGEDFVPATPVMARSSDHSEKPASGHADRHRQWEEREITDPEDGCRRRARVNIAESPLMMLARRREPNGRPFLAPELVAAGERLREDFELAQMGPRITQNWDRFLTAGIDVLGISTSYGGGSEGARNRVAAALRELGPGMGDVCLRICCFLEGIEMTERRLGWSARSGKIVLRLGLMRLERHYGETYGSGAPLIG, translated from the coding sequence ATGACCATGACGATTTTAACGGGAGATTTCGGCCCGGACGCCCTGATTGCCGCCCTGCCAGCCGGTGTCGGGTCCACGGACGGCAATCCGCCCGAACCCCCGCATGTAGGCCAAGCTCAGGACAGTGATCTTAAGCTTTACCTGCGCCATGTCGAAGGCGGGGAAACGATCCGCTCGCTGGCCCGTGAGGTGGGGTGCCACGCATCCACCATCCTGCGCCGCATTCGCCGCTTCGAGGCCCGCCGGGACGATCCGCTGGTCGACCGCGGAATCGAACGTGCTGGGGATAGGGGCAGGGGAACGGGCGCGGTCTCGCCCGGTCAGACAGGGATGAAGCAGATCGCCCGCATCCTGCGCCGTCTGGCCGAGCCGGGCGCCCAATTGGTCGTGGCAGAGGGCATGGACAAGGCCATCGTCGTGCGCGACGACATCCGCACCGCGATCCTCGACCGTGAATTGGCCGAGCATATGGCGATCCGCGCCTGGGTCCGGCTTATGGGACAGGGCAGGGTCAGCCGCTATGCAATCTCGGCCCAGGGGCGCGAGGTATTGCGGACGATTCTGGCAGCCCGGCGCGGCGGCCCCTTGCCGCGGGGCGAGGATTTTGTTCCCGCCACCCCGGTCATGGCCCGAAGCAGCGATCATTCCGAAAAGCCGGCCTCCGGTCATGCCGACCGGCACCGGCAATGGGAAGAGCGTGAAATCACCGACCCCGAAGACGGTTGCCGCCGCCGCGCCCGGGTCAATATCGCCGAAAGCCCCCTCATGATGCTGGCGCGGCGGCGCGAACCCAATGGGCGGCCCTTTCTTGCGCCCGAACTGGTCGCTGCCGGTGAGCGCCTGCGCGAGGATTTCGAACTGGCGCAGATGGGACCTCGCATCACGCAGAACTGGGACCGTTTCCTGACCGCAGGCATAGACGTCTTGGGCATCTCGACCAGTTATGGCGGCGGCTCGGAAGGGGCGCGGAACCGGGTTGCCGCCGCATTGCGCGAGCTTGGTCCGGGGATGGGGGATGTGTGCCTGCGGATCTGCTGCTTTCTGGAAGGGATCGAGATGACGGAGCGGCGCTTGGGTTGGTCTGCGCGCTCGGGCAAGATCGTGTTGCGGCTGGGTCTGATGCGGCTGGAGCGGCACTACGGCGAAACCTATGGTTCAGGCGCGCCGTTGATCGGCTAG
- a CDS encoding DUF6477 family protein, whose translation MIVTSNVIAFQPRPEQPQLRRPRLLVQAARAGLTSWNRARDLRRVLKCDPLPPAGKTLARLLAEEERLDLIRRAGQAGYNIHRHIMLLIAIMAETAEAAPCSAPGATLLTVP comes from the coding sequence ATGATCGTGACAAGCAATGTGATCGCCTTTCAGCCACGCCCGGAACAGCCACAGCTTCGCCGCCCGCGCCTGTTGGTACAGGCGGCCAGAGCCGGCCTGACAAGCTGGAACCGCGCGCGCGATCTGCGCCGGGTGCTGAAATGCGATCCTCTGCCACCTGCCGGCAAGACACTGGCTAGATTGCTTGCCGAGGAAGAACGGCTCGACCTGATCCGACGCGCGGGTCAGGCCGGTTACAACATCCACCGCCACATCATGCTGCTGATCGCGATTATGGCTGAGACCGCCGAAGCTGCGCCCTGCTCCGCGCCCGGTGCGACCCTGCTTACCGTCCCCTGA
- a CDS encoding helicase HerA-like domain-containing protein yields MTAIVDLEAGTVFVGGAGADHALPQMLLLKYANRHGLIAGATGTGKTVTLQTLAESFSRAGVPVFMADVKGDLAGMAKSGDPAGKMHDAFQKRAEDIGMVLDYQDFPVTFWDIWGERGHPVRTTPAEMGPLLLSRLMGLTDAQEGVMNIAFRVADEQGLALLDMKDLQAMLVWVGQNAKELSLKYGNVSTASVGAIQRALMVLENEGGNLLFGEPALELADMMRLDASGKGMVNILSAERLMNSPRLYATFLLWLMSDLFEQLPEVGDPDKPRIVFFFDEAHLLFDDAPPALVAKIEQVARLIRSKGVSLWFISQNPADLPESVLGQLGNRVQHALRAFTAKDQKALRLAAQNYRPNPDFDTAEAIQSVGTGEAVTSLLEVKGVPGIVQRTVIRPPLSQLGPISDAERAALVAASPMALKYGQTLDRESAAEILAKRAEAAATGGAVTGNGSDEDLWKMDREHNRGRRYDPGLQIPADPKPRSARSSGSDSIATTFGKSLARQLGTKTGQALVRGVLGSLFRGR; encoded by the coding sequence ATGACAGCTATCGTCGATCTGGAGGCCGGAACGGTGTTTGTAGGCGGCGCAGGGGCGGATCACGCGCTGCCGCAGATGCTGCTGTTGAAATATGCCAATCGCCACGGATTGATTGCGGGGGCGACCGGAACCGGCAAGACGGTGACACTGCAAACGCTGGCCGAATCGTTTTCGCGTGCCGGCGTGCCGGTCTTTATGGCCGATGTTAAGGGCGATCTGGCCGGGATGGCCAAATCAGGCGATCCCGCCGGCAAGATGCATGACGCCTTCCAGAAACGGGCCGAGGATATCGGCATGGTGCTGGACTATCAGGACTTTCCCGTCACCTTCTGGGATATCTGGGGCGAGCGCGGCCACCCTGTCCGCACCACTCCGGCCGAGATGGGGCCGTTGCTGTTGTCGCGCCTGATGGGACTGACCGACGCGCAGGAGGGAGTGATGAACATCGCCTTCCGCGTCGCTGACGAGCAGGGGCTGGCGCTTCTGGACATGAAGGACTTGCAGGCCATGCTGGTCTGGGTCGGGCAGAATGCCAAGGAGCTTAGCCTGAAATACGGCAATGTCTCGACCGCCTCGGTCGGCGCGATCCAGCGCGCGCTGATGGTGCTGGAGAACGAGGGCGGCAACCTGCTGTTCGGCGAGCCGGCATTGGAGCTTGCCGATATGATGCGGCTGGATGCCTCGGGCAAGGGGATGGTGAACATCCTTTCGGCCGAGAGGCTGATGAACTCGCCGCGACTTTATGCGACCTTTTTGCTTTGGCTGATGTCGGACCTATTCGAGCAGTTGCCCGAGGTGGGCGACCCCGACAAGCCGCGCATCGTCTTTTTCTTCGACGAGGCCCATCTGTTGTTTGACGATGCGCCCCCGGCGCTGGTGGCCAAGATCGAGCAGGTGGCGCGGCTGATCCGCTCCAAGGGGGTCAGCCTGTGGTTCATCAGCCAGAACCCGGCGGACCTGCCGGAATCGGTGCTGGGTCAGTTGGGCAACCGGGTGCAGCACGCACTGCGCGCCTTTACCGCCAAGGATCAAAAGGCGCTGCGGCTTGCGGCGCAGAATTATCGCCCGAACCCGGATTTCGACACCGCCGAGGCGATCCAGTCAGTCGGGACAGGCGAGGCGGTGACATCGCTGCTTGAGGTCAAGGGCGTGCCCGGGATCGTGCAGCGCACGGTAATACGCCCGCCGCTGTCGCAGCTTGGCCCGATTTCCGATGCTGAACGTGCGGCGCTGGTCGCGGCTTCGCCCATGGCGCTGAAATATGGCCAGACGCTGGATCGCGAGTCTGCCGCCGAGATCCTGGCGAAACGGGCCGAGGCAGCGGCGACCGGTGGGGCGGTCACCGGCAACGGTTCGGACGAAGACCTGTGGAAGATGGACCGCGAGCATAACCGCGGGCGCCGCTATGATCCGGGCCTCCAGATCCCCGCCGATCCCAAGCCCCGCTCTGCGCGGAGTTCAGGCAGCGATTCGATTGCCACCACCTTTGGCAAGAGTCTGGCGCGACAACTGGGCACCAAGACCGGTCAGGCGCTGGTGCGCGGCGTTCTGGGCTCTCTGTTCAGGGGACGGTAA
- a CDS encoding invasion associated locus B family protein, translating into MVNRTSAALIAALFTLAGTSTSVMAQDASTETPAPPAAEAPAAESPATEAPATDAPAAEAPAGDPAPQAEAAGNGEPQIGQPYARATHGDWTLRCMKTEDGNDPCELYQLLRDTNNSPVAEASVIPMTGNVQAVITFIAPLETDLQAGVGLQVDTSKESRYPFLLCAPVGCISRVGLTDAEIGPLKRGKVANLSLLPFGAPEDQMVKLPLSLTGFTAGMNALIEANKDLATTPAPAGTPAPAPAAAETPAEAPQQ; encoded by the coding sequence ATGGTCAACAGGACGTCCGCGGCACTGATTGCCGCCCTCTTCACCCTGGCGGGCACCTCCACCAGCGTGATGGCGCAAGACGCCAGCACCGAGACGCCGGCCCCGCCCGCCGCGGAAGCACCGGCGGCCGAATCGCCAGCCACCGAGGCGCCCGCAACGGATGCGCCTGCGGCCGAGGCACCCGCGGGTGATCCCGCCCCCCAAGCTGAAGCCGCCGGCAATGGCGAGCCTCAGATCGGCCAACCCTATGCCCGCGCGACCCATGGCGACTGGACGCTGCGCTGCATGAAAACGGAGGACGGAAACGATCCCTGCGAGCTTTACCAGCTTCTGCGGGACACGAACAATTCTCCGGTGGCCGAGGCTTCGGTCATCCCGATGACCGGCAACGTCCAGGCCGTCATCACCTTCATCGCGCCGCTTGAAACCGATCTTCAGGCCGGAGTGGGCCTGCAGGTCGATACCAGCAAGGAATCGCGCTATCCGTTCCTGCTTTGCGCGCCGGTCGGTTGCATCTCGCGCGTGGGCCTGACCGATGCCGAAATTGGTCCGCTGAAACGCGGCAAGGTCGCCAACCTTTCGCTTTTGCCCTTCGGTGCCCCCGAGGATCAGATGGTCAAGCTGCCGCTGTCGTTGACCGGCTTTACTGCCGGCATGAACGCGCTGATCGAAGCGAACAAGGACTTGGCCACCACACCCGCGCCGGCAGGCACACCCGCGCCGGCACCTGCTGCGGCCGAAACCCCGGCCGAAGCGCCCCAGCAATAA
- a CDS encoding DegQ family serine endoprotease codes for MNRPASRHLLTASGLALLVALTPVFAQEPATPDAQDAANNNQPLVAPDSHARQQQVMPESFADLVEKVSPAVVNITTTSTVSSPLARGPQLPEGSPFSDLFRDFGFPGFPQSEGNPFERGPQREQRSNALGSGFVVSSDGLIVTNNHVIDGADAIEVEFYSGQRLPAKVIGKDDKTDVAILRVESDTPLPFVQFGDSDKARVGDWVLALGNPLGQGFSASTGIVSARNRALSGTYDDFIQTDAAINRGNSGGPLFNLDGEVIGVNTAILSPNGGSIGIGFSMASNVVSKVVDQLEEFGETRRGWLGVKIQPVTQDIAESLGLADAKGAMVTDVPAGPAADAGMKAGDVITGFDGGEVKDPRDLVRRVADAPVGEAVDVTVQRDGEPVELKVTLGRRELAEGTGSGKVDSAEETASDLIGMTLAPLTPEIAAELGVSRDMQGLVVQSVEPTSAAADRGLAAGDVITEAGQQPVASLADLEARIDEAREAGRKSILVMVRRAGEPRFVALPVE; via the coding sequence ATGAACAGACCCGCTTCCCGACATTTACTGACCGCCTCGGGGCTTGCATTGCTCGTGGCGCTCACGCCGGTTTTCGCGCAAGAGCCGGCGACGCCGGACGCGCAGGATGCCGCCAACAACAACCAGCCGCTGGTCGCGCCTGACAGCCACGCCCGCCAGCAACAGGTCATGCCCGAAAGCTTTGCCGATCTGGTCGAAAAGGTCAGCCCGGCAGTCGTCAATATCACCACCACCTCGACCGTTTCGTCGCCGCTGGCGCGGGGGCCGCAACTGCCCGAGGGCAGCCCGTTCAGCGACCTGTTCCGCGACTTCGGTTTTCCGGGCTTCCCTCAGAGCGAGGGCAACCCGTTTGAGCGCGGCCCGCAACGCGAGCAACGCTCGAACGCGCTGGGGTCGGGCTTTGTCGTTTCGTCCGACGGGCTGATCGTGACCAACAACCACGTCATCGACGGCGCCGACGCGATCGAGGTCGAGTTCTATTCGGGCCAGCGCCTGCCGGCGAAAGTGATCGGCAAGGATGATAAGACCGACGTTGCCATTCTTCGCGTCGAAAGCGATACGCCCTTGCCCTTCGTCCAGTTCGGCGACAGCGACAAGGCGCGCGTGGGCGATTGGGTGCTGGCACTTGGCAACCCGCTGGGGCAGGGCTTCTCTGCCTCGACCGGTATCGTCTCGGCCCGCAACCGGGCGCTTTCGGGCACCTACGACGACTTCATCCAGACGGATGCGGCGATCAACCGGGGCAACTCGGGCGGGCCGTTGTTCAATCTGGATGGCGAAGTGATCGGGGTGAACACGGCGATTCTGTCGCCCAACGGCGGCTCGATCGGTATCGGCTTCTCGATGGCCTCGAACGTGGTCAGCAAGGTCGTGGACCAGCTTGAGGAATTTGGCGAAACCCGCCGTGGTTGGTTGGGCGTCAAGATCCAGCCGGTGACGCAGGATATCGCCGAATCGCTGGGGTTGGCCGATGCCAAGGGGGCCATGGTCACCGACGTGCCAGCCGGTCCCGCAGCCGATGCGGGGATGAAGGCGGGCGACGTGATTACCGGTTTCGACGGTGGTGAGGTCAAGGACCCGCGCGATCTGGTGCGCCGCGTGGCGGATGCGCCCGTGGGCGAGGCCGTTGATGTCACGGTTCAGCGCGACGGCGAGCCGGTCGAATTGAAGGTAACGCTGGGCCGGCGCGAACTGGCCGAGGGCACCGGCAGCGGCAAGGTTGACAGCGCAGAAGAGACGGCAAGCGATCTGATCGGCATGACGCTGGCGCCGCTGACGCCGGAAATCGCCGCTGAACTGGGTGTCTCGCGTGACATGCAGGGGCTGGTGGTGCAATCGGTGGAGCCGACCAGTGCTGCCGCCGACAGGGGGCTTGCCGCAGGTGATGTCATCACCGAGGCGGGACAGCAACCGGTCGCCTCGCTGGCTGATCTGGAGGCGCGGATCGACGAAGCGCGCGAAGCCGGGCGCAAGTCCATCCTGGTCATGGTGCGTCGTGCGGGCGAGCCGCGCTTTGTCGCCCTGCCCGTGGAATGA
- a CDS encoding vitamin B12-dependent ribonucleotide reductase: protein MRIERRFTTAESGAYGALSFTTTTSEIRNPDGKIVFRNESVEVPQGWSQVASDVIAQKYFRKAGVPMRLKRVKEKGVPEFLWRSVPDEEALAQLPEDARFGGETSARQVFDRMAGAWAYWGWKGGYFSNEEDARAYYDEMRHMLAAQMGAPNSPQWFNTGLHWAYGIDGPGQGHFYVDYKTGKLVRSASAYEHPQPHACFIQSVADDLVNEGGIMDLWVREARLFKYGSGTGTNFSSLRGEGEKLSGGGKSSGLMGFLKIGDRAAGAIKSGGTTRRAAKMVICDMDHPDIEQFINWKVIEEQKVASLVAGSKMHEQKLNAIFAAIGSWDGSIEDATDPAKNNALKRSLRDAKRVMIPETYINRILQYARQGFDSIEFPVYDTDWDSEAYVSVSGQNSNNSVRVTDAFLRAVREDLPWELIRRTDGKSAKTVSARELWDQVGHAAWACADPGIQFHDTVNAWHTCPEDGAIRGSNPCSEYMFLDDTACNLASMNLLTFWNGGEFDAEGYVHACRLWTVTLEISVMMAQFPSKEIAQRSYDFRTLGLGYANIGGLLMTMGLGYDSEQGRALCGALTAIMTGVAYATSAEMAAELGPFPGYRKNAQHMLRVIRNHRSAAYGTGAYDAVNVRPVELDAANCPDQRLVALARGAWDEALTLGKEHGYRNAQSTVIAPTGTIGLVMDCDTTGIEPDFALVKFKKLAGGGYFKIINRSVPAALEALGYGSAQIEEIIAHAVGHASLGNCPGINHASLIGHGFGPRELEKVDSALASAFDIRFVFNQWTLGESFCRETLGIPAEKLADPTFDLLRHLGFTKPQIDAANDHVCGSMTLEGAPHLKAEHYPVFDCANACGKRGTRYLSVDSHIRMMAAAQSFISGAISKTINMPNNATIADALAAYELSWSLGIKANALYRDGSKLSQPLASALVEDDEDAEEVLLTGSAQEKAVVVAEKIIEKIIVKEAVRSHREKLPQRRKGYTQKAIIGGHKVYLRTGEYDDGQLGEIFIDMHKEGAGFRAMMNNFAIAVSVGLQYGVPLEEFVDAFTFTRFEPAGMVQGNDSIKNATSILDYVFRELAVSYLDRTDLAHVQPQGARFDDLGGGEAETQPNVAPVSEGASRSLEMLKQISSTGYLRKRLPQDLIALQGGVSVAAVSTAEGTAAVGVVTLDARAQARMQGYEGDPCGECGNYTLVRNGTCMKCNTCGGTSGCS from the coding sequence ATGCGGATCGAACGGCGCTTCACCACGGCCGAGAGCGGGGCTTACGGCGCGCTTTCCTTTACCACCACCACCAGCGAGATTCGTAATCCCGACGGCAAGATCGTCTTCCGCAACGAGTCGGTCGAGGTGCCGCAGGGGTGGAGCCAGGTCGCCTCGGACGTCATTGCCCAGAAATATTTCCGCAAGGCCGGGGTGCCCATGCGGCTCAAGCGCGTCAAGGAAAAGGGCGTGCCGGAATTCCTGTGGCGCTCCGTCCCCGACGAGGAGGCGCTGGCGCAGCTGCCCGAGGACGCGCGCTTTGGCGGCGAGACCAGCGCCCGCCAGGTTTTCGACCGGATGGCCGGGGCCTGGGCCTATTGGGGCTGGAAGGGCGGGTATTTTTCCAACGAAGAAGACGCACGCGCCTATTACGACGAGATGCGCCATATGCTGGCGGCCCAGATGGGGGCGCCCAACAGTCCGCAATGGTTCAATACCGGCTTGCATTGGGCCTATGGTATCGACGGCCCCGGCCAGGGCCATTTCTATGTCGATTACAAGACGGGCAAGCTGGTCCGGTCGGCCAGCGCCTATGAACATCCCCAGCCTCATGCCTGCTTCATCCAGTCCGTCGCCGACGATCTGGTGAACGAGGGCGGCATCATGGACCTGTGGGTCCGGGAAGCGCGGCTGTTCAAATACGGCTCGGGAACGGGCACCAATTTTTCGTCCCTTCGAGGGGAGGGCGAGAAACTGTCGGGCGGCGGGAAATCTTCGGGGCTCATGGGCTTTCTGAAGATCGGAGACCGCGCAGCCGGAGCGATCAAATCGGGCGGAACGACCCGGCGCGCGGCAAAGATGGTGATCTGCGACATGGATCACCCCGACATCGAGCAGTTCATCAACTGGAAGGTGATCGAAGAACAGAAGGTCGCCTCGCTGGTGGCGGGTTCGAAGATGCATGAGCAAAAGCTGAATGCCATCTTTGCCGCCATCGGTTCGTGGGATGGCAGCATCGAGGATGCCACCGATCCCGCCAAGAACAATGCGCTCAAGCGCAGCCTGCGCGATGCCAAGCGGGTGATGATTCCAGAAACCTATATCAACCGAATTCTTCAATATGCTCGGCAAGGCTTCGATTCCATTGAGTTTCCGGTTTACGATACGGATTGGGATTCGGAAGCTTATGTCTCGGTTTCGGGGCAGAATTCGAATAACTCGGTGCGGGTGACGGATGCCTTTCTGCGTGCGGTGCGCGAAGATCTGCCCTGGGAGTTGATCCGGCGCACCGATGGCAAGTCGGCCAAGACCGTCTCGGCGCGCGAATTGTGGGATCAGGTCGGCCATGCCGCATGGGCCTGCGCCGATCCGGGCATTCAGTTCCACGATACGGTCAACGCCTGGCATACCTGTCCCGAGGACGGGGCGATCCGCGGCTCGAACCCGTGCAGCGAATACATGTTCCTGGACGACACCGCCTGCAACCTGGCCTCGATGAACCTGCTGACCTTCTGGAATGGCGGGGAATTCGATGCCGAGGGCTATGTCCATGCCTGTCGGCTGTGGACCGTGACGCTGGAAATCTCGGTGATGATGGCGCAGTTTCCCAGCAAGGAAATCGCACAGCGCAGTTATGATTTCCGTACCCTTGGCCTTGGCTACGCCAATATCGGCGGCCTGCTGATGACCATGGGGCTGGGCTATGACAGCGAGCAGGGCCGGGCGCTTTGCGGCGCGCTGACCGCGATCATGACCGGCGTGGCCTATGCCACCTCGGCCGAGATGGCGGCGGAACTCGGGCCGTTCCCGGGGTATCGCAAGAACGCGCAGCATATGCTGCGGGTGATCCGCAACCACCGTTCGGCCGCCTATGGTACGGGCGCTTACGACGCCGTGAACGTGCGTCCGGTCGAGCTTGATGCCGCCAATTGCCCCGATCAGCGGCTGGTGGCCCTGGCCCGGGGTGCCTGGGACGAGGCGCTGACGTTGGGCAAGGAACATGGCTATCGCAATGCCCAGTCCACGGTCATCGCGCCCACTGGCACCATCGGTCTGGTCATGGATTGCGACACCACCGGCATCGAGCCCGATTTTGCGCTGGTGAAGTTCAAGAAACTGGCGGGCGGCGGCTATTTCAAGATCATCAACCGTTCGGTTCCGGCGGCGCTGGAGGCTTTGGGCTATGGCTCGGCGCAGATCGAAGAGATCATCGCCCATGCCGTGGGTCATGCGAGCCTGGGCAATTGCCCCGGCATCAACCATGCCAGCCTGATCGGTCACGGCTTCGGCCCGCGCGAGCTGGAAAAGGTCGATTCGGCGCTGGCTTCGGCTTTCGATATCCGCTTCGTCTTCAACCAATGGACTCTGGGCGAGAGCTTTTGCCGCGAAACGCTGGGCATTCCGGCCGAGAAGCTGGCCGATCCGACCTTTGACCTGCTACGGCATCTGGGATTTACCAAGCCGCAGATCGACGCCGCCAACGATCATGTCTGCGGCTCGATGACGCTGGAAGGGGCGCCGCATCTGAAGGCCGAGCATTACCCGGTTTTCGACTGTGCCAACGCTTGCGGCAAGAGGGGCACGCGCTATCTGTCCGTCGACAGCCACATCCGCATGATGGCGGCGGCGCAAAGCTTTATCTCGGGCGCGATTTCCAAGACCATCAACATGCCCAACAATGCCACCATCGCCGATGCGCTGGCCGCCTATGAGCTGTCGTGGTCGCTGGGTATCAAGGCGAATGCGCTGTATCGCGACGGATCGAAACTGTCGCAGCCGCTGGCCTCGGCGCTGGTCGAGGATGACGAGGATGCCGAAGAGGTCCTGCTGACCGGCAGCGCACAGGAAAAGGCCGTCGTCGTCGCAGAAAAGATCATCGAGAAGATCATCGTCAAAGAGGCCGTGCGCAGCCATCGCGAGAAGCTGCCGCAGCGCCGCAAGGGCTATACCCAGAAGGCGATCATCGGCGGCCACAAGGTCTATCTGCGCACCGGCGAATATGACGATGGCCAGTTGGGCGAGATCTTCATCGACATGCATAAGGAAGGCGCAGGCTTCCGCGCGATGATGAACAACTTTGCCATCGCGGTGTCGGTGGGCCTGCAATATGGCGTGCCGCTTGAGGAATTCGTCGATGCATTCACCTTTACCCGCTTCGAGCCGGCGGGAATGGTGCAGGGTAATGACAGCATCAAGAACGCGACCTCGATCCTTGACTATGTGTTCCGTGAGCTGGCGGTCAGCTATCTGGACCGCACGGATCTGGCGCATGTGCAGCCGCAGGGCGCGCGGTTCGACGACCTTGGCGGCGGTGAGGCCGAAACCCAGCCCAATGTCGCCCCGGTCAGCGAAGGCGCCTCGCGTTCGCTGGAGATGCTCAAGCAAATCAGCTCGACCGGCTATCTGAGAAAGCGCTTGCCGCAGGACCTGATCGCGCTTCAGGGCGGTGTGTCGGTCGCGGCGGTTTCGACTGCCGAGGGCACGGCGGCGGTGGGGGTCGTCACCCTTGACGCCCGCGCCCAGGCCCGGATGCAGGGCTACGAGGGCGACCCATGCGGTGAATGCGGCAACTACACGCTGGTGCGGAACGGCACCTGCATGAAATGCAATACCTGCGGCGGGACCAGCGGTTGCAGCTGA